The following DNA comes from Thermodesulfobacteriota bacterium.
GGCAACCGGCGGAGCAGGCGTTCTGGCGGGCCGCCCGACTGGCGCCGGATCGCCCTGCCGTATGGTTTTATCTGGGTTGCGTCCGGATCGTTCAACAGGATTCGCGGATGGCGCTGAATTTCCTGGCTGACAGCCTGGTAATGGCACGGGAGCAAAATCCCCTGGCCGGTCCGGTATACGCGAAGCTCATGGACTTTTATGAAAATGGCTTATACTATGACGAACAGGGACAGTGGCCGCTGGCCGGGTCATATTATCTCAAGGCCCTGGCGCTGGCCTGCGGAGATCTGTCCCGGCGGGGGATAACCCGTCTGGTTGTCGATGGTTATGACCAATGGCTGAAGGGCGTTACGGGTATTCAGGAGGGCGCTGATTGAAGGTATCCACCCAGCGAATGATCGACCGCGCCGTCGGACCGGCGGCATGCCGGATACTGTCCCTGATGGCACGGATTCGTGGGGCGGAAACCGTCGCGTTGCCGGTCAAACGGATACTGCTGATTCTGCTGTCGGAAATGGGCAGTCTGACCATGACCTGGCCCATGATCCGGCGTCTGCGGGAAAAGTACCCGCAGGCCGCACTGGATATCCTGACCTTCAGCCGCAACGTGGAAATTATCGATCTCATCGGCCTGACGGGCCGTGACCACATCATCGCCATCAATGACCGGACGTTGGCCGGGATTGCGGCCGACAGCGTCAAGTACCTTGCCCGCATGAGACGGAACCGTCCGGAGCTCGTCATTGACTGCGAACTGTTTTCAAGGATCAGCAGTATTTATTCTTTCTTTTCCGGCGCGCCTGTTCGTGTCGGGTTTCACCGTCACACCCAGGAAGGGCTTTACCGGGGCAATTTTATCAACCGGCCGGTACTGTATAACCCCTACCTGCATATTTCCCGGCAGTTTGTCCATTTGGCGGAAGCCGTGGACGCGGCTGAAACGCCCCGATGCAAAATTCCCGTGCCCGACGAGATGCCGGCACTGCCCGACGTCGTCGTCTCCGGGGAGGAACGGGCGGCGATCATCGGCCGTATCCGGGAAAAGTTTCCCGAGGTAGAGGCGGCCGGCCGGCCGATGGTCGTTCTCCATCCCGGCGGCGGGTTGCTGGCCATCCGGGCCTGGCCGCCGGAATACTACAGTCGGGTGGCCGAGTCCCTGGCAAAGTCCGGCTTCCTGGTTGCCGTCACCGGACCTCCCGAGGACGGGCCTCTGGCGCGGCGGATCGTCGGCTGCTGTCCCCGGGGAGCGGCCATGGACCTGACGGGTTTTACACGGTCTCTCCGGGAGCTGTTGACCGTATTCAGCCTGTCGGAGCTGCTGATCACCAATGACGGCGGGCCGGGCCATTTCGCCGGCCTGATTTCCCTGCCGAGTATTATCCTCTATGGCCCGGAGACGCCGGTTCTATACGGCTCTTTAAACCGGAACGCCGTCAACCTCTTTGCCGGATGGGCCTGCTCCCCCTGTCTGACGGCCTATAATCACCGCAACTCTCCCTGTGACGGCAATAACCGCTGCCTGCGGGCCATTTCCCCGGAAACGGTCCTGGGGAAAGCCATGACGATTCTGGAGGACAAATCCGAAAAGGGCAAAGCCGTCGTTACCGGAGAAGGCGAATGAAGAAGGGGATGGACAATTCCTTGGAACAAGGCCTGAAGGCGATGGCGCCCCGTATCACATTCTTTTTGGTGACCGTCGGCCTGACGGCAGCGGCGGGGATGATTCCGCCGCGCTCCTGGGTGCTGCCGGTATTCAACCACGGCGGGTACTATTTTATTCTGACCGCGTTTGTCATCTGGGTGATGCTGATCATCCGGGAAACCAGCGGCCGCATCGGCGCCCTGTGCCGGGCATATTACCCGGGCTTTATCCTTTCCCTGGGAATCATGGCGCTGGCGTTTCACCTGACGCCGCCTCAGTTCAAAATTCTCTCGGACGAAACCAATCTGGTCGGCGTTTCCATGGCCATGCACGAGGACAAAACCGTATCCCTGCCTCACCAGGGCCTGGGCATCGATTACTCGGATTATGATTATACCGGCAGTATCGATCAGCGGCCCCTGGGGTTCCCTTTCTTTATTTCCCTGTGCCACGGGTTCCTGGGGTACAGCCCGTATAACGGGTTTGTGGTGAACTTCGCGGCCGGTGTTCTGACTCTGGTCCTGATTT
Coding sequences within:
- a CDS encoding glycosyltransferase family 9 protein; protein product: MKVSTQRMIDRAVGPAACRILSLMARIRGAETVALPVKRILLILLSEMGSLTMTWPMIRRLREKYPQAALDILTFSRNVEIIDLIGLTGRDHIIAINDRTLAGIAADSVKYLARMRRNRPELVIDCELFSRISSIYSFFSGAPVRVGFHRHTQEGLYRGNFINRPVLYNPYLHISRQFVHLAEAVDAAETPRCKIPVPDEMPALPDVVVSGEERAAIIGRIREKFPEVEAAGRPMVVLHPGGGLLAIRAWPPEYYSRVAESLAKSGFLVAVTGPPEDGPLARRIVGCCPRGAAMDLTGFTRSLRELLTVFSLSELLITNDGGPGHFAGLISLPSIILYGPETPVLYGSLNRNAVNLFAGWACSPCLTAYNHRNSPCDGNNRCLRAISPETVLGKAMTILEDKSEKGKAVVTGEGE